CGGCTGACGGCGGAAGAGGGTATTTTCTACTTCTTCGAATGCAGTAACGGGCGCAATACGCTGGTATTCGCCGATGACTGTGGTTCAGTACCGCCGGGCATCCGCCTACCCTATCAGCCGGGGGAAGGCAGTACGCTGGGCGAACCGGCGGTCAGCAGCCTGACCCACAGCGCTCAGGTGCGCCCAGCGAAGGTACAGCTTAAGGATTACACTTTCAAGAACCCTGCCTGGCCGGCGGAATTTAACCAGCAGATACGGGATGAAAATCTGCAACAACTGTACTATGAGCACTACGACTATCCGGGTCGCTTCAAAGACGAAGCGCATGGCAAGGATTTTACCCGCTACCGGCTGGAGGCACTGCGCAGTGACGCCGTGACTGGGCAGGGCAGCGGCAATGCCATCGCCCTGCAACCGGGCAAACTGTTCATTCTTGATAACCATCCACGGGAAGACCTGAACCAGTCATGGCAGACTGTCTCCACTACCCACAGCGGCAGCCAGCCACAGGCACTGGAAACGGCTGGCTCTGGCTCTGGCTCTGGCTCTGGCTCTGGCACGACGCTGAACAGCCACTTCACCTTCATTCGCCAGAACCAGAACTGGCGTCCGGCACCGTTGCCCAAACCGGTGATTGATGGTCCACAAATCGCTAAGGTGGTCGGTCCGGCCGGTGAAGAAATCTTCTGTGACCAGTACGGGCGTGTGCGTCTGCAATTCCCGTGGGACAGGTACGGTAAGAGCGACGACCAAAGCTCCTGCTGGATACGTGTCAGCCAGCCGTGGGCGGGTCAGGGCTGGGGCATGCTGGCCATCCCGCGTATCGGACAGGAAGTGGTGGTGGACTTCCTGCACGGCGACCCTGATCAGCCGATAGTCATCGGGCGTACATACCATGCCAGCAACATCCCACCGGGAGCCTTGCCGGGCAGTAAAACCCAGATGGCGTTCCGCTCTAAAACCCACAAAGGGCAGGGATATAACGAACTGCTGTTTGAGGATGCCAAGGGCAGTGAACGGCTGGCACTGCACGCGCAGAAAGACATGTACACCAAAGTGCTCAACAATCGTGATACTCATGTACTGGCAAATCACAGCGAAACGGTGGAGAAAAACCAGATCATCAAGGTCAATGAGCACAAAAAAGAAATGGTGAAAATGACTAGTACGGAAACCATCGGTATGGTCTATGCCCTGACTGTAGGAGCCAGCATGAATACCACCGTTGGCATAAGCCAAACTGAGCAGGTCGGTAGCCATAAATCCGTTGTGGTCGGCAATACTTTGTCTATCAATGCCGGTGATGTGATTGAGCTGAAATGCGGAGCCAGCCTCCTGCGTATGGACAGCAAGGGCAGAATCACCCTGCAAGGCAGTGAGTTCAAATTTGAAGCCAGTGGCCCGATACAAATCACCGGTAAAGATATCGACCTGAACTAAAAGGACAGACTGAGATGGAATTTCGTAACCTGACCTCCTTTGCGGTGATGAACTATTCGATGTTGGATGTCGAAGATACCGAGCATCATGTTGCGGTAATGAAAATCGGCTACCAACTGATGCCTACTGGGCTGGGGGAATATGTCGCTGAATTACTGCCCGCCCCGCCCTTGTGTTTACAGGATGAATACCGTGGGCAGATGAATGCTTCGCAGGTGTTGCAGGAAAGTGATCTTGCTCCATTTAAGCCGCGCTGTGACGTGATTGTTAACGGCACCGCGTATGCGCCTGATGGCCGTCCCTGTCGCGAATTTCCCGTACGGTTGGAGGTAAAAAACAAGCAGGGCCAGCCCCTGCTCGACAAAACTTTGACCGTAACCGGCGAACGGGAATTTATTCGTGATGCCAGCGGCAACTGGCAACTGACTGAACCAAAACCTTTTACCACGTTGCCACTGGATTATCGCTATGCCTATGGGGGCGAGTGCAAAATTCAGGCAGATGATAAAACGAGCGAACACCTCAAGGAAAGTGATCGGCTGACACCCGAACAGCGCCAACAACATCCAGATGGGGAAAATGCACCGGTTGCTCATGCCGTTTGTGAAACCAATCCGCTGGGAACGGGGTTTATCACCCCGTGGTATGCCAACGCCAAACGACTCACCCGTTACTCAGCACCGCGCATTATCCGGTCGGATGCACCTTTCACCGCTCAGCATTTTGCCGCGCAACTGAATGGCACGTTACCGTCCGATACACCGGCCTGTCAGCCCCAGGGCATGGGCTTTATCGGTCGCCCGTGGTTGCCCCGCCGCCAGTTAGCCGGCACTTACGATGCCGACTGGCTGGCACATCGTCATCCTTATCTGCCGAAAGATTTTGATTTCGGTTACTGGAACGGCGCGCCGACTGACCAGCAGATTGACTGGCCGGACACTGATATCACCCTCACTCTGAGCGGCCTGACACCTGACGGAAACTTGCATGTCAGACTGCCGGGGCATCGTCCTTTTATCCTGCTGCGAATGCACAACGGCATACTGCTGCCTGTGCCAATGCGTATGGATACGTTAATACTCGACAGCGAAGCCAAAACGTTACACATGACCTGCCGGCTGAGCTTCAAAGCTGATATACCTGTGAGAGTGGCTGAAGCGCGGTTTGAAATTAACCCTGATGCACCATTGCTCAAATTGGCCCCACTGGAAGAGGAGAAAATGGATGGCTGATAACTACCTCGCCCGCACTGCGGGTAGCTGGATGATTGTCGGCATGCTGCCGGACGTGTGCAAAACCCCGATGGGATCCTCTACACCCCCGATCCCCTATCCGGTGGTGGCGAAACTGGCAGACAGCTCAGCCCCGGAGAAAACCGTGCGCGCCAACGGCCAGCCGGTGGTGGTATTTGCCCAGAGCTTTGTGCCACAAACCCTTGGCGACCAAGCCGGCGTGGCAAATGGCGTCAAAAGTGGCACTGTGGGCGGCAAATGCCATCCACAGGAGCATACCCGCACGGTACGAGCGGGTAATAAGCTGGTGCTGCGTCACGGGGATAAATTTTGGATGAACGGGGCATAAGGAGGGAACCATGTCAGATACGATACTCGTCACACCGGATAGCATCGATGTCAGAGCCGAAAAATATTGTAAAGAATTTAACATTCGCACGCAGGCTGAGGCAGAAAAAGCGTTAAGTAATGCGGATACGTTATATCGGCAAAGTTCGTTCTTTTACGGTGATTACGGCGACGATCCGGAATTAGACGTTTACTATAATCAGGCAGACGCTGATTTGACCGCTCAGGATTTTAAGAAAACGGCTCAAGAGACCGTTGAAAAATTCAAACGTGGTGAATTTCCAAAGAAAGAATGGGAAGAAGAAGAAAAGGAAGCAAGCGACTATCCCGAACCCAACGCCGCCTTACCCCAAAAGCCTCGAGACGATAGTCCGACCGGAGAAGGGAATACGATAGGAACCATTGTAGGGCAAGCACCCCAAGCTGGCTCTCCCCCGCATGAGGCTAATCCTGCTGTTAAGCCTGAAGCGCAGGCAGAAAAAGGCATGTGGGATAAAACTGTTGACTGGTTTCAGGAAACTGCCGATGACGTCAACCAATGGATTGATGAGAGTAAACATAATTTGGAAGAAGCCTGGAATAATCCAGGGGAAGCAGCTATCGGGGCAGGAAAAGCGCTCTGGAATACCATCCCTGAAATGGGGGAATTGCTTGGCAAAGGGATGGTGATCGTCGCAACGGCTCCCGCCGTTGCCGCCGAAAAAACCTGGGAATATATGGGCGGCTCTCCTGTTGGCATTTCTGAAATTCAGCAAAAGGCCGTGGCGGCGGTCAATGCTGATGCAATTAAGATGGAAATGAAAAGCGATGCAGAAAAAGGGGGAGCCCTCGCTTTTGATATCGGTAGTATCGCTATGGGAGGGGCTGGGATACTTAAAAACGCAGCAAAAGGCGCAGCCAAAGCTGGAACCAAGGGGGTGAGTAAAGAAACCAAATCCGCCGAAAGTGCAGCCGGTGCCAAAATCAAAGGCCAGTCGTCGGAAACCACCAACTCCACGCCAGCTAACTCCAAAAAAACCGAAAAAGACCCCGTTGATAACAAATCCAGCAACAAAGAAGGGAGTTGTAACGGGACGTGTACGAAAGAAGGCGAGCCTGTGGATGTGGCCACCGGTGACTTCCTGCAAGTCTGGCCGGTGATTGCCATTCCCGGCTTGTTGCCCATCACCCTGACCCGTACTTATCGCTCCACCGCCAAATTCAGCGGCCTGTTTGGGACGAAATGGGCAGATGACTGGTCGCGCCAGCTAGTGTTGAGCGACGGCAAGGTGAATTTTACCGATGCAGACGGCGTGATCTACGATTTCACCACGCCGGAAGATCAAGTCCTCGCCCGT
The sequence above is drawn from the Xenorhabdus ishibashii genome and encodes:
- the tssI gene encoding type VI secretion system tip protein VgrG — encoded protein: MSVKKHLTKLKKGNALLESGQQATQRAKQAKGLLTNAGNHAAGSMISGMGGGFAGRSGQAVGGSGAGSMISGMGGGFAGGQGQKAGLAVQAAAGGTTAGKILQQIGQQLGLGGGADPSGLLFTLTAGTLPTQTFVVTDFSLNEHFSHPFALEVGLASADAAIDFPLVLDRTATLSILQNGVEQRSVTGIVTRFEQGNTGLHQTTYRMSIRPDLWRTTLRQNSRIFQQLNITGIITKILKEHSIRDVVFNLRHPHPEREFCVQYQESDFDFLQRLTAEEGIFYFFECSNGRNTLVFADDCGSVPPGIRLPYQPGEGSTLGEPAVSSLTHSAQVRPAKVQLKDYTFKNPAWPAEFNQQIRDENLQQLYYEHYDYPGRFKDEAHGKDFTRYRLEALRSDAVTGQGSGNAIALQPGKLFILDNHPREDLNQSWQTVSTTHSGSQPQALETAGSGSGSGSGSGTTLNSHFTFIRQNQNWRPAPLPKPVIDGPQIAKVVGPAGEEIFCDQYGRVRLQFPWDRYGKSDDQSSCWIRVSQPWAGQGWGMLAIPRIGQEVVVDFLHGDPDQPIVIGRTYHASNIPPGALPGSKTQMAFRSKTHKGQGYNELLFEDAKGSERLALHAQKDMYTKVLNNRDTHVLANHSETVEKNQIIKVNEHKKEMVKMTSTETIGMVYALTVGASMNTTVGISQTEQVGSHKSVVVGNTLSINAGDVIELKCGASLLRMDSKGRITLQGSEFKFEASGPIQITGKDIDLN
- a CDS encoding DUF2169 family type VI secretion system accessory protein; the protein is MEFRNLTSFAVMNYSMLDVEDTEHHVAVMKIGYQLMPTGLGEYVAELLPAPPLCLQDEYRGQMNASQVLQESDLAPFKPRCDVIVNGTAYAPDGRPCREFPVRLEVKNKQGQPLLDKTLTVTGEREFIRDASGNWQLTEPKPFTTLPLDYRYAYGGECKIQADDKTSEHLKESDRLTPEQRQQHPDGENAPVAHAVCETNPLGTGFITPWYANAKRLTRYSAPRIIRSDAPFTAQHFAAQLNGTLPSDTPACQPQGMGFIGRPWLPRRQLAGTYDADWLAHRHPYLPKDFDFGYWNGAPTDQQIDWPDTDITLTLSGLTPDGNLHVRLPGHRPFILLRMHNGILLPVPMRMDTLILDSEAKTLHMTCRLSFKADIPVRVAEARFEINPDAPLLKLAPLEEEKMDG
- a CDS encoding DUF4150 domain-containing protein → MADNYLARTAGSWMIVGMLPDVCKTPMGSSTPPIPYPVVAKLADSSAPEKTVRANGQPVVVFAQSFVPQTLGDQAGVANGVKSGTVGGKCHPQEHTRTVRAGNKLVLRHGDKFWMNGA